A region of Mammaliicoccus sp. Dog046 DNA encodes the following proteins:
- a CDS encoding phosphoribosylanthranilate isomerase, translated as MYIKCCGFQDSETITTAIQHHVDAIGFITYPKSKRYVSINEIAILTVQIPSNIDRVAVVVNVTIEEIERLIEHTNINTIQFHGDETYDFIKQVKEKYPKIKIFKALPANASLISNISIYKDVVDMFLIDTPSKDYGGTGRSFDWQILNDIHDVQYLIAGGLNEEKIKYIETLHLNQSGFDISSGIETNGKKNHEKIKSLLKNVKG; from the coding sequence ATGTACATTAAATGTTGTGGATTCCAAGATTCAGAAACAATAACAACAGCAATTCAACATCACGTAGATGCAATTGGATTTATTACATATCCAAAAAGTAAGCGATATGTATCCATAAATGAAATAGCAATACTAACAGTGCAAATACCGAGTAATATAGATCGAGTAGCTGTCGTTGTAAATGTAACTATAGAGGAAATTGAGCGATTAATTGAACATACAAATATAAATACGATTCAATTTCACGGAGATGAAACTTACGATTTTATCAAACAAGTAAAAGAAAAGTATCCGAAGATTAAAATTTTCAAGGCATTGCCAGCAAACGCATCATTAATATCGAATATAAGCATTTATAAAGATGTCGTTGATATGTTCTTAATTGATACACCTTCAAAGGATTATGGTGGAACTGGTCGATCATTTGATTGGCAAATACTCAATGATATTCATGATGTTCAATATTTAATTGCTGGAGGATTAAACGAAGAGAAAATAAAATACATTGAAACACTTCATTTAAATCAATCTGGTTTCGACATATCCAGTGGTATTGAAACAAATGGTAAAAAAAATCACGAAAAAATTAAATCACTATTAAAAAATGTAAAGGGATGA
- a CDS encoding prephenate dehydrogenase, which translates to MQRIFIVGLGLIGGSLIQNIKFHHPNIHITGYDYFDKHSEIALSMGMIDEIATNFDSAASQADLIILATPVQQSIEYGKRLLNIETKPGLIVTDTGSTKLGLSSLECALLSKDIHLIGGHPMAGSHKSGVINAKKHLFENAYYVLIFDKEENKAAYSEIKLLLEPTKAKFLKMSAKEHDYVTGVVSHFPHVIASSLIHMNQENTNVSENVKTLAAGGFRDITRIASSNADMWRDITLENKVHLVTLMENWIEQMKQTKDLIQEGNPALIHDFYQSAKTYRDQLPVKEQGALTSTFDLYVDIPDKPGMISEVTRILGQSEISITNIRILEVREDIMGALRLSFKSSNDRDRAIEALNTFDSYTL; encoded by the coding sequence ATGCAACGCATATTTATCGTAGGGCTCGGTTTAATTGGAGGAAGTTTAATACAGAATATTAAATTTCATCATCCAAACATACATATCACAGGATATGATTATTTTGACAAACATTCAGAAATTGCACTATCAATGGGCATGATCGATGAAATCGCAACTAATTTTGATTCAGCGGCTAGTCAAGCTGATTTAATTATACTCGCTACACCTGTTCAACAATCAATTGAATACGGTAAACGATTGCTTAACATTGAAACGAAGCCTGGATTAATTGTGACGGATACAGGTAGCACTAAACTTGGACTCAGTTCGTTAGAATGCGCCCTTTTAAGTAAGGATATTCATTTAATTGGCGGACATCCAATGGCAGGAAGTCATAAATCAGGCGTAATCAATGCTAAGAAACATTTGTTTGAAAATGCATACTACGTATTAATATTTGATAAAGAAGAAAATAAAGCAGCATACAGTGAAATTAAGTTACTTTTAGAACCAACAAAAGCAAAATTCTTAAAAATGTCTGCTAAAGAACATGATTATGTGACAGGTGTCGTGAGTCATTTCCCACATGTAATCGCATCTAGTTTAATTCATATGAATCAAGAAAATACGAACGTTTCCGAGAATGTAAAGACACTTGCAGCAGGAGGATTTCGTGATATTACACGAATAGCAAGTAGTAATGCAGATATGTGGAGAGATATTACATTAGAAAACAAAGTACATTTAGTCACGTTGATGGAGAACTGGATAGAACAAATGAAGCAAACAAAAGACCTTATTCAAGAAGGAAATCCAGCGCTCATCCATGATTTTTATCAATCAGCAAAGACATATAGAGATCAACTGCCCGTTAAAGAACAAGGTGCACTCACATCGACTTTCGATTTATATGTAGATATCCCAGATAAACCCGGTATGATCAGTGAAGTTACGAGAATATTAGGTCAAAGTGAAATATCAATTACAAACATTCGAATTTTAGAAGTACGAGAAGATATCATGGGGGCATTGAGATTAAGCTTTAAGTCCAGTAATGATAGAGACCGTGCAATAGAAGCATTAAATACATTTGATTCTTATACGTTGTAG
- the trpD gene encoding anthranilate phosphoribosyltransferase, translated as MDTLKQLIQYRNLSQEEMKTFVEMMMNDQVDVSLKVAHLVALSMKGETSDELSHLTQSLIETTYKDRPYIEDSICVCGTGGDHSGSFNISTTASFIVAAAGLKVLKHGNKSITSKTGSIDILSALNIHTTPIEEATDRVNKTHLAFLSATETYPIMKMLQPVRKSIPTPTTFNLLGPMIHPYRLDYQVMGVYDESKLDTIAEALYKLGRKRAIVVHGAGGMDEATLSGNNQIFEITQNKGIEHYTVHAKDYGLQTASNDELKGGTPEENKKITLDILVGNDQGPKRDVVVLNAALALYVGEKVDSIQDGVTLAKEIINQKEALKILELVGGTVYDNIR; from the coding sequence ATGGACACATTAAAACAACTCATTCAATATCGTAATTTATCACAAGAAGAAATGAAGACTTTTGTAGAAATGATGATGAACGATCAAGTCGATGTTTCATTGAAAGTGGCACATTTAGTTGCATTAAGCATGAAAGGTGAAACATCTGATGAGTTATCTCATTTAACGCAAAGTTTAATAGAAACAACATATAAAGATAGACCATATATAGAAGATAGTATTTGTGTTTGTGGAACTGGAGGCGATCATTCAGGTAGTTTTAATATCTCTACTACCGCTTCATTTATAGTTGCAGCAGCTGGATTGAAAGTATTGAAGCATGGTAATAAAAGCATTACATCTAAAACTGGAAGTATTGATATATTATCCGCTTTAAATATTCATACAACACCAATTGAAGAAGCAACTGATCGAGTAAATAAAACACATTTAGCATTTTTAAGTGCTACAGAAACTTATCCAATAATGAAAATGCTGCAACCTGTTAGAAAATCGATTCCTACGCCGACAACTTTTAATTTGTTAGGACCGATGATTCATCCTTATCGTTTGGATTATCAAGTTATGGGGGTTTATGATGAATCAAAACTAGATACCATTGCGGAGGCATTGTATAAGTTAGGCCGTAAACGTGCCATTGTCGTTCATGGTGCTGGCGGTATGGATGAAGCAACTTTATCAGGGAATAATCAAATCTTTGAAATTACGCAAAATAAAGGTATTGAGCATTATACTGTTCATGCTAAAGATTACGGACTTCAAACGGCAAGTAATGATGAATTAAAAGGTGGAACACCTGAAGAAAATAAAAAAATCACATTAGATATATTAGTAGGTAATGATCAAGGACCTAAAAGAGATGTTGTTGTATTAAATGCAGCACTAGCATTATATGTTGGTGAAAAGGTAGATAGCATTCAAGATGGTGTAACATTAGCTAAAGAAATAATAAATCAAAAAGAAGCATTAAAAATATTAGAATTAGTAGGAGGAACAGTTTATGACAATATTAGATGA
- the trpC gene encoding indole-3-glycerol phosphate synthase TrpC: MTILDEIVEYKKTLLEEGYYEQKLKTLTPVNIQHKTTFLDRVKNDQQLNIIAELKAKSPTVSDIPKRDMETQIKLYEQHGASAISILTDEQYFDGSYERLQRLTTKTTLPVLCKDFIIDKIQIDLAYHTGASIVLLIVNILSKEKLSELYDYAVSKGLEVLVEVHDQEELEIAHAIDAALIGVNNRDLKRFVTDVKHTNEILKTIKPNVTYISESGIRTLEDVESIIASGIDGALIGESLMKHPQLDGFLPSLRLNKQGEHHVH; the protein is encoded by the coding sequence ATGACAATATTAGATGAAATAGTTGAATATAAAAAAACATTACTTGAAGAAGGTTATTATGAACAAAAATTAAAAACATTAACACCAGTCAATATTCAACATAAAACGACTTTTCTAGATAGAGTAAAAAATGATCAACAACTAAATATTATTGCTGAATTAAAAGCGAAAAGTCCTACGGTATCTGATATCCCTAAGAGAGATATGGAAACACAAATTAAATTGTATGAACAACATGGTGCTTCTGCTATTTCAATATTAACGGATGAGCAATATTTTGATGGTAGTTATGAACGCCTACAACGTTTAACAACTAAAACAACATTGCCAGTGTTATGTAAAGATTTCATTATTGATAAGATACAAATTGATTTAGCGTATCATACAGGTGCCTCTATCGTATTGCTAATCGTTAATATATTATCAAAAGAAAAATTATCAGAATTATATGACTATGCGGTCAGTAAAGGATTAGAAGTACTCGTTGAAGTACATGATCAAGAAGAGTTAGAAATCGCCCATGCAATTGATGCAGCATTAATAGGTGTAAATAATAGAGATTTAAAACGATTTGTAACGGATGTTAAACATACAAATGAAATATTGAAAACAATTAAACCAAATGTCACGTACATTTCTGAAAGTGGCATTAGAACATTAGAAGATGTTGAAAGTATTATTGCCAGTGGTATAGATGGAGCATTAATAGGTGAATCATTGATGAAACATCCACAATTAGATGGATTTCTTCCAAGTTTAAGATTAAATAAACAAGGTGAACATCATGTACATTAA
- a CDS encoding anthranilate synthase component I — protein MDIKYKKLNADITPEALGQIKNQKMILESASTDQMKGRFSIVAFDAIGKVQLFDEYFKILLNNEEHIQYEAPYESLEKFINNMKVEEIPESLSHLPFISGMIGYCSFDLIRYQNKILQQIAVKSEIPDASFNLVESAYIFDHFKEELFVIATNLFSDKNENQLNNEVDQMVNALKNVPLFQNKIEHQQRGELETNITEDDFMKEVEHYKSLIGKGDMFQVVPSRIYKYKHFFDEENHENLKLQIYKNLKRQNPSPYMYYVDDEERTIIGSSPESFIKKQGDVITTNPIAGTNKRGQSEEEDKQNEIALLTDEKELAEHRMLVDLGRNDLNMIAQTGTVYMPKLMTIERFEHVMHIVTIVEGKIRPEVTPLQMITALLPAGTVSGAPKTRAISRIYESRKQKRGIYAGGVGYINCNHDLDFALTIRTMVVDKEYVNVEAGCGVVYDSNPEKELKETMIKAKSLLEVSP, from the coding sequence ATGGATATTAAATATAAAAAATTAAATGCAGATATAACGCCCGAAGCATTGGGGCAAATTAAAAATCAAAAAATGATACTTGAAAGTGCAAGTACAGATCAAATGAAAGGAAGATTTTCAATTGTCGCTTTTGATGCGATAGGCAAGGTTCAATTATTTGATGAATACTTTAAAATCTTACTCAACAATGAAGAACATATACAATACGAAGCACCGTATGAATCATTAGAGAAATTTATTAATAATATGAAAGTTGAAGAAATACCAGAATCTTTAAGTCATTTGCCTTTCATTTCAGGAATGATTGGTTATTGCAGCTTTGACTTAATTAGATACCAAAATAAAATCTTACAACAAATTGCAGTGAAATCAGAAATACCGGATGCTTCATTTAACTTAGTAGAATCAGCTTATATTTTTGATCATTTTAAAGAAGAATTATTTGTTATTGCTACAAATTTATTTAGTGATAAAAATGAAAATCAATTAAACAACGAAGTAGATCAAATGGTTAACGCCTTGAAAAATGTACCTTTATTCCAAAATAAAATTGAACATCAACAAAGAGGCGAACTAGAAACAAATATTACTGAAGATGATTTCATGAAAGAAGTTGAGCATTACAAATCATTAATTGGAAAGGGAGATATGTTCCAAGTTGTCCCTTCAAGAATATATAAATACAAGCACTTTTTCGATGAAGAAAATCATGAAAATTTAAAACTTCAAATTTATAAAAATTTAAAAAGACAAAATCCAAGTCCATATATGTATTATGTTGACGATGAAGAAAGAACAATCATTGGATCTTCACCAGAAAGCTTTATAAAAAAACAAGGTGATGTTATTACAACGAATCCAATCGCAGGGACGAATAAGCGTGGTCAATCGGAAGAAGAAGATAAACAAAATGAAATCGCACTGTTAACAGATGAAAAAGAATTAGCAGAACATCGCATGCTTGTTGACTTAGGAAGAAACGATTTAAATATGATTGCTCAAACTGGAACGGTGTATATGCCTAAATTGATGACAATTGAAAGATTTGAACATGTTATGCATATCGTAACTATCGTTGAAGGTAAAATCAGACCTGAAGTCACACCGCTTCAAATGATTACCGCACTACTACCAGCCGGAACAGTGTCTGGCGCACCTAAAACTAGAGCAATTTCAAGAATTTATGAAAGTAGAAAACAAAAAAGAGGTATCTATGCAGGTGGCGTCGGTTACATTAATTGCAATCATGATTTAGACTTTGCATTAACGATTCGAACAATGGTTGTCGATAAAGAATATGTCAACGTAGAAGCTGGATGTGGTGTCGTTTATGATTCAAATCCAGAAAAAGAATTAAAAGAAACAATGATAAAAGCTAAAAGTTTATTGGAGGTATCGCCATGA
- a CDS encoding aminoacyltransferase, with the protein MKFTNLTTGEFETFTNKMPYAHFTQAVGNYELKVSEGTSTHLVGVKDENEEILAACLLTSVPVMKKFNYFYSNRGPVMDYDNKELVDFFFKEIVKYLKSYNGLFLRIDPYLPYQMRDHDGNITKSFNRDGLIEQFESLGYKHQGFTTGFHPIHQIRWHSVLELDGMNEQTLIKNMDSLRKRNTKKVQKNGVKVRFLSKDEMPIFRQFMGDTTEKKDFDDRGDDFYYNRLKYFENVKIPLAYIDFETYIPQLEKEHEQYNKDIVKAEKELEKKPDNKKTVNKIDNLKQQREANETKLEEAKQLRQEHGDTLPIAAGFFIINQFEVVYYAGGSSNEYRHFAGSYAIQWEMIKYAMDNNIKRYNFYGISGDFSEDAPDVGVIKFKKGYNADVYEYIGDFVTPINKPAYKAYSTLKKVLKK; encoded by the coding sequence ATGAAATTTACAAATTTAACTACTGGTGAATTTGAAACGTTTACTAATAAGATGCCTTATGCACATTTTACGCAGGCGGTAGGGAATTATGAATTAAAAGTATCAGAAGGTACATCAACGCATTTAGTTGGTGTTAAAGATGAAAATGAAGAAATTCTTGCTGCTTGTTTATTAACAAGTGTGCCTGTAATGAAAAAATTTAATTACTTCTACTCAAATCGTGGTCCGGTAATGGATTATGATAACAAAGAGCTTGTAGACTTTTTCTTTAAAGAAATTGTAAAGTACTTAAAAAGTTACAACGGATTATTCCTTAGAATTGATCCATACTTACCTTATCAAATGAGAGACCATGACGGTAATATCACAAAATCATTTAATCGGGACGGTTTAATCGAACAATTTGAGTCATTAGGGTATAAACATCAAGGATTTACGACTGGGTTCCATCCAATTCATCAAATAAGATGGCATTCCGTACTTGAATTAGATGGTATGAATGAACAAACACTTATCAAAAACATGGACAGTTTAAGAAAAAGAAATACTAAAAAAGTTCAAAAAAATGGTGTAAAAGTCCGTTTCTTATCTAAAGATGAAATGCCGATATTCAGACAGTTTATGGGTGATACAACTGAGAAGAAAGATTTCGATGATCGTGGAGACGATTTTTACTATAATCGCTTAAAGTATTTCGAAAACGTAAAAATACCATTAGCATATATTGATTTCGAAACGTACATTCCTCAACTTGAAAAAGAGCATGAGCAATACAATAAAGATATTGTTAAAGCTGAAAAAGAGTTAGAGAAAAAACCAGACAATAAAAAAACTGTTAACAAAATCGATAACTTAAAGCAACAAAGGGAAGCTAATGAAACGAAATTAGAAGAAGCGAAACAATTACGTCAAGAACATGGCGATACGTTACCAATAGCAGCAGGATTCTTTATTATTAATCAATTTGAAGTAGTGTATTATGCAGGCGGATCATCAAATGAATATCGTCATTTTGCTGGAAGTTATGCAATTCAATGGGAAATGATTAAATACGCTATGGACAATAATATTAAACGTTATAATTTCTACGGAATCAGTGGAGATTTCTCAGAAGATGCACCTGATGTTGGTGTCATTAAGTTTAAAAAAGGATATAACGCTGATGTGTATGAATATATTGGGGATTTCGTTACACCAATTAATAAACCCGCATATAAAGCTTATTCAACTTTAAAAAAAGTATTAAAAAAATAA
- a CDS encoding M42 family metallopeptidase, whose protein sequence is MTINIQETIKMIEELVHINSPSGFADPAITYCKQFAEDLNYETSVTNKGGLFINVPGKNDTSQRLITAHVDTLGAIVKDINEDGRLKLDLIGGFSWNAIEGEYCTITTQTGKEISGTICLHETSVHVYRNNTKIPRDAEHMEVRIDEKTFNVDDTRNLGIEIGDAVSFYPRFDHTDSGFVKSRHLDDKASVAIILQFLKYVKENNIELPHTTQFYISNNEEIGYGANSSISENIVELIAFDMGALGDGQSSDEYTVSICAKDASGPYHVGLRNHLVNLCKENDIKFKVDIYPYYASDASAALTAGADIRHGLFGPGIESSHALERTHEDSINESGKLLTAYCLSPIKL, encoded by the coding sequence ATGACAATTAATATACAAGAAACAATTAAAATGATTGAAGAACTAGTACATATTAATAGTCCATCAGGTTTTGCAGATCCAGCAATAACATACTGTAAGCAATTTGCTGAAGATTTAAACTATGAAACAAGTGTAACAAATAAAGGTGGATTATTTATCAATGTTCCTGGGAAAAATGATACATCACAACGTTTGATTACAGCTCATGTTGATACATTAGGTGCGATTGTAAAAGATATCAATGAAGATGGCCGATTGAAGTTAGATTTAATTGGTGGCTTTAGTTGGAATGCAATAGAAGGTGAGTATTGCACTATTACAACACAAACTGGAAAAGAAATTTCGGGGACGATTTGTTTGCACGAAACAAGTGTGCATGTATATAGAAACAATACTAAAATTCCTAGAGATGCTGAACATATGGAAGTACGGATTGATGAAAAGACATTTAATGTTGATGATACAAGAAATTTAGGTATTGAAATAGGAGATGCTGTGAGTTTTTATCCACGTTTTGATCATACGGATAGTGGATTTGTTAAGTCACGTCATTTAGATGATAAAGCGAGTGTAGCGATCATATTACAATTTTTAAAATATGTAAAAGAGAACAATATTGAATTGCCACATACGACGCAATTTTATATTTCAAATAACGAAGAAATTGGATATGGCGCAAATTCTAGTATTTCTGAAAATATTGTTGAATTAATCGCTTTTGATATGGGTGCTTTAGGCGACGGACAATCATCTGATGAATATACTGTTTCTATTTGTGCGAAAGATGCATCTGGTCCATATCATGTTGGATTAAGAAACCATCTCGTCAATTTATGTAAAGAAAATGATATTAAATTTAAAGTGGATATTTATCCATATTATGCTTCGGATGCCTCTGCAGCATTAACCGCTGGTGCAGATATTAGGCATGGATTGTTTGGTCCCGGCATAGAATCATCACATGCTTTAGAACGTACGCATGAGGATTCTATTAACGAAAGTGGAAAGTTATTAACTGCATATTGTTTATCACCAATAAAACTTTAA
- a CDS encoding aminodeoxychorismate/anthranilate synthase component II codes for MILVIDNYDSFTYNLVDLIKQFDEVVIYHPDEAPLNLKIDGLVISPGPGHPEDTDDLKKIINAYHDKPILGICLGAQALTTYYGGKVIVGQEVKHGKVDQINLIEPSVLYKACKQHFNIMRYHSLISEEVSFPEELVVTGRTKDAIQSFEHRNKPHFGIQYHPESFASDYGNEIIHAFINTTKEGANNGHIKTTHSIS; via the coding sequence ATGATATTAGTTATAGATAATTATGATTCATTTACGTATAACTTAGTTGATTTAATTAAACAATTTGATGAAGTTGTCATTTACCATCCAGATGAAGCACCATTAAATTTAAAAATTGATGGACTTGTCATATCACCAGGACCAGGTCACCCAGAAGATACTGATGATTTAAAGAAAATCATTAATGCTTACCATGATAAACCTATTTTAGGCATATGTTTAGGTGCCCAAGCTTTAACAACATATTATGGCGGAAAAGTTATCGTAGGACAAGAAGTGAAACACGGAAAAGTAGATCAAATCAATTTGATTGAACCATCTGTTTTATATAAAGCGTGTAAGCAACATTTCAATATCATGAGATATCATTCGTTAATTAGTGAAGAAGTAAGTTTTCCAGAAGAACTAGTTGTAACAGGTAGAACAAAAGATGCGATACAGTCATTTGAACATCGCAACAAACCACATTTTGGTATTCAATATCATCCTGAATCTTTTGCTTCTGATTATGGAAATGAAATTATTCATGCGTTTATAAATACGACAAAGGAAGGTGCAAACAATGGACACATTAAAACAACTCATTCAATATCGTAA
- a CDS encoding type 1 glutamine amidotransferase domain-containing protein, translating into MSKKVLIVVTNESQFKDGKPTGLWLEEAAIPYKIFIKAGLEVDIASVKGGSVPIDPNSTQNDEAKEYHDVLEKMQHTHNISDIVFEQYDGIFLPGGHGTVFDFPNNSDLENMLAYYKNNDKVIGAVCHGPSAFVGAKLPDGSYLVNDVKLTAFTDSEEKAMQLENDVPFLLQSQLEKQGARFVQGTDFESHTVIDGKFVTGQNPNSSQEVAEKFVNIIK; encoded by the coding sequence ATGAGCAAAAAAGTTCTAATCGTAGTTACTAATGAATCGCAATTCAAAGATGGCAAACCAACTGGACTATGGCTTGAAGAAGCAGCAATCCCATATAAAATATTTATCAAGGCAGGTTTAGAAGTTGATATTGCTTCCGTTAAAGGTGGCAGTGTCCCTATAGATCCAAATTCCACTCAAAATGATGAAGCTAAAGAATACCATGATGTATTAGAGAAAATGCAGCATACACACAATATTAGTGATATTGTATTTGAACAATATGATGGCATATTCTTGCCAGGTGGACATGGTACAGTATTTGACTTCCCAAATAATAGTGATTTAGAAAATATGCTTGCATATTATAAAAATAATGACAAAGTTATCGGCGCAGTATGCCACGGGCCAAGTGCGTTTGTAGGTGCAAAGTTGCCTGATGGTAGCTACTTAGTCAATGATGTTAAATTAACTGCATTTACAGATAGTGAAGAAAAAGCAATGCAACTTGAAAATGATGTACCTTTCTTACTTCAATCTCAACTTGAAAAACAAGGTGCTAGATTTGTTCAAGGTACAGATTTTGAATCTCATACAGTTATAGATGGCAAATTCGTTACTGGACAAAACCCAAATTCAAGTCAAGAAGTTGCTGAAAAATTTGTAAATATTATAAAATAA
- the trpA gene encoding tryptophan synthase subunit alpha → MSKLFIPYIMGNENFIKSLKLMDENGADFIEIGLPFSDPVADGPTIMRAGQQAIKQGMNVNKIIDQLIENKNDIQTPYLLMTYYNLIDSYGVDAFIERISEANVYGLIIPDLPFELGERFKEKLKNTQVKLISLIAMTSSDKRIKKIAENAEGFIYTVTMNATTGDGRGFHEGLKDRMEFIKTHANVPVVCGFGIKTVEHAKEIKSFSDGIVIGSEIVQRLEFDSIDKTIGYLNSIRTALDND, encoded by the coding sequence ATGAGTAAACTATTCATACCATATATTATGGGGAACGAAAATTTTATTAAATCTTTAAAATTAATGGATGAAAATGGCGCAGATTTTATAGAAATTGGTTTACCGTTTTCAGATCCAGTTGCAGATGGACCGACAATTATGCGTGCTGGACAACAAGCAATTAAACAAGGTATGAATGTTAACAAAATTATTGATCAATTGATTGAAAATAAAAATGATATCCAAACACCTTATTTATTAATGACATATTATAATTTGATCGATTCATATGGCGTTGATGCATTTATTGAAAGAATTTCAGAAGCAAATGTATATGGATTAATTATTCCTGATTTACCATTTGAATTAGGTGAACGTTTTAAAGAAAAACTGAAAAACACTCAGGTCAAATTAATTTCATTAATCGCAATGACATCAAGTGATAAAAGAATAAAGAAAATTGCCGAAAATGCTGAAGGTTTCATATATACTGTGACGATGAATGCTACAACTGGTGACGGAAGAGGATTCCATGAAGGATTAAAAGATCGAATGGAATTTATTAAGACACATGCCAATGTGCCAGTCGTATGTGGATTCGGAATCAAAACAGTTGAACATGCGAAAGAAATTAAAAGTTTCAGTGATGGAATAGTTATTGGAAGTGAGATTGTTCAAAGGTTAGAATTTGACTCGATTGATAAAACAATCGGATATTTAAATTCTATCAGAACCGCATTAGATAACGATTAA
- the trpB gene encoding tryptophan synthase subunit beta: MNKDIQLEADDLGFFGEFGGQYVPETLMPAIEELNETYNQLKNDPEFHQTLNAYLKDYVGRETPLTFAERYTEELGGAKIYLKREDLNHTGAHKINNALGQALIAKKMGKKKLVAETGAGQHGVASATIAALFDMELIVFMGEEDIERQALNVFRMELLGAKVVPVTDGQGTLSDAVNKALQYWVSHVEDTHYLLGSALGPHPFPTIVRDLQSVIGKEIKTQILEKESRLPDAIVACIGGGSNAIGTFYPFIKDTSVKLYGVEAAGKGVDTTKHALAIHKGKPGVLHGSRMYLIQDDNGQIELAHSISAGLDYPGVGPEHSYYNEIGRVNYPNASDTEAMDALIKFTQLEGIIPAIESAHALSYVEKLAPTMSKEEILVVTVSGRGDKDMESIRNYMQSKEGEQHE; this comes from the coding sequence GTGAACAAAGATATTCAGCTAGAAGCAGATGACTTAGGTTTCTTTGGTGAATTTGGTGGACAATATGTACCAGAGACATTGATGCCAGCAATAGAAGAACTTAATGAAACGTATAACCAATTGAAAAATGATCCTGAATTCCATCAAACTTTAAATGCGTATTTAAAAGATTATGTTGGAAGAGAAACACCATTAACTTTTGCGGAACGTTATACAGAGGAATTGGGTGGCGCTAAAATATATTTAAAACGTGAAGACCTCAATCATACAGGTGCGCATAAAATTAATAATGCGCTTGGACAAGCGTTGATTGCTAAAAAAATGGGCAAAAAGAAATTAGTTGCTGAAACAGGCGCAGGTCAACATGGTGTAGCGAGTGCAACAATTGCTGCTTTATTTGATATGGAACTCATCGTATTTATGGGAGAAGAAGATATAGAAAGACAAGCATTAAATGTATTTAGAATGGAATTGCTGGGTGCTAAAGTTGTACCAGTAACAGATGGTCAAGGGACATTATCAGATGCGGTTAATAAAGCTTTACAATACTGGGTATCACATGTTGAAGACACACATTACTTGTTAGGTTCTGCATTAGGACCACATCCTTTCCCAACAATCGTTAGAGATTTACAAAGTGTAATTGGTAAAGAAATTAAAACACAAATTTTAGAAAAAGAATCACGCTTACCTGATGCTATTGTTGCATGTATTGGTGGAGGTTCAAATGCTATCGGTACATTTTATCCATTTATAAAAGATACATCTGTTAAATTATATGGTGTTGAGGCAGCAGGTAAAGGAGTAGATACAACTAAACATGCATTGGCTATTCATAAAGGTAAACCAGGTGTATTACATGGCTCTAGAATGTATTTAATACAAGATGACAACGGTCAAATTGAACTTGCACATTCTATATCAGCTGGACTTGATTATCCAGGTGTGGGACCAGAACATAGTTATTATAATGAAATTGGTCGTGTGAATTATCCGAATGCAAGTGATACAGAAGCTATGGATGCACTTATCAAATTCACGCAACTGGAAGGTATTATTCCAGCAATTGAGAGTGCGCATGCTTTAAGTTATGTAGAAAAGTTAGCACCAACTATGAGTAAAGAAGAAATACTCGTTGTCACTGTTTCTGGTAGAGGTGATAAAGATATGGAATCTATAAGAAATTATATGCAGAGTAAAGAAGGTGAGCAACATGAGTAA